The following coding sequences are from one Methanosarcina sp. WWM596 window:
- a CDS encoding sugar phosphate isomerase/epimerase, whose translation MIFGASSFAGSLKELKENVRSIELYVPKLGIYNGSALEKKELERILDEMSAYYFAGTVHAPYSAADPKYPAALQVDTAKMGDREFTLLEESMAIANRIGAHVVVLHPGRVGPDREKSFASMVNNLRFLASLAEDYGVMLGLENKEGTDPSNFCCEAEELSRTIEIVDSDYLKATFDIGHANLTCGGDSEKLKMFIRTLQKHIIHLHLHDNSGQWTEKYDGDEHMAPGKGCVDFSVLKLLSEYRGVYNLEVFSLEDVQFGKKIIEKALY comes from the coding sequence GTGATCTTCGGAGCTTCATCCTTTGCTGGTTCCCTTAAGGAACTAAAGGAAAATGTAAGGTCTATAGAATTATATGTCCCTAAACTGGGAATTTACAATGGTTCGGCACTTGAAAAGAAAGAGCTTGAACGTATCCTTGACGAAATGTCAGCATACTATTTCGCAGGCACTGTTCACGCCCCCTATTCTGCAGCAGATCCTAAGTACCCTGCAGCTCTGCAGGTGGATACTGCAAAAATGGGGGACAGAGAGTTTACTCTCCTTGAAGAGTCCATGGCAATTGCAAACAGGATAGGAGCTCATGTAGTGGTGCTGCACCCTGGGAGGGTTGGACCCGATAGAGAAAAATCCTTTGCTTCGATGGTCAATAATCTTCGATTTCTTGCCTCTTTGGCTGAAGACTATGGAGTTATGCTGGGGCTTGAAAATAAGGAAGGTACAGACCCCTCGAACTTTTGCTGCGAAGCAGAAGAACTTTCCCGGACCATTGAAATTGTGGACTCAGATTATCTTAAAGCTACCTTTGATATCGGGCATGCGAATCTCACCTGTGGGGGTGACTCTGAAAAACTCAAGATGTTTATCCGGACCCTGCAAAAACATATTATTCATCTTCATCTGCATGATAACAGTGGGCAGTGGACAGAAAAATATGATGGGGACGAGCATATGGCGCCAGGAAAGGGATGTGTCGATTTTTCGGTCCTTAAACTGCTTTCCGAATACAGGGGTGTCTACAATCTTGAAGTATTTTCCCTGGAAGATGTTCAGTTTGGAAAAAAAATCATTGAGAAAGCTCTTTATTAA